A genome region from Crossiella equi includes the following:
- a CDS encoding reverse transcriptase domain-containing protein, producing MPLLSEPHLRRALRQCGRRASAPGADGMTWGQLRRKARTALPQLAIELAEGTWQPGPVRDVQLPTYTGKQLHTAIPTARDRLVHRALRNAIEPVLEACAFRDWVSGFRPRRNRITSLRQAAVYCQAGFRWVADLDVASVSEGATVEEVIGWHAEYIHDGTFLARLRTALAAMPYPIAPGSGLAPMLINLRLSQVDKRVSGLRVIRFADNYVAFARTREDVQEAFYAISDALLQLRLRPNEIKSRIREDVNVEDLFLIGG from the coding sequence ATGCCCTTGCTGTCCGAGCCGCACCTGCGTCGCGCGTTGCGTCAATGTGGCCGGCGAGCCTCGGCCCCCGGCGCCGATGGAATGACCTGGGGCCAACTGCGTCGCAAGGCACGCACCGCGTTGCCTCAGCTGGCCATCGAGCTTGCCGAGGGAACGTGGCAGCCCGGACCCGTCCGTGACGTGCAGCTGCCTACCTACACCGGCAAACAACTGCACACCGCCATCCCCACTGCGCGGGATCGACTGGTGCATCGCGCGCTGCGCAACGCCATCGAGCCGGTGCTGGAAGCGTGCGCTTTCCGCGACTGGGTCTCCGGGTTCCGTCCGCGCCGCAACCGCATCACCTCCCTGCGTCAGGCCGCCGTGTATTGCCAGGCCGGTTTCCGTTGGGTGGCCGATCTCGACGTTGCCTCGGTGTCCGAAGGCGCGACGGTCGAGGAAGTCATCGGCTGGCACGCCGAGTACATCCACGATGGCACCTTTCTAGCCCGTCTGCGCACCGCGCTCGCCGCGATGCCGTACCCGATTGCGCCGGGGTCCGGTCTCGCGCCCATGCTGATCAATCTTCGACTGTCCCAAGTAGACAAAAGGGTCTCCGGACTCCGAGTTATTCGCTTCGCCGACAACTACGTCGCCTTCGCTCGAACTCGCGAGGACGTGCAGGAGGCGTTCTACGCCATCAGCGACGCACTCCTGCAGCTTCGGTTGAGGCCCAACGAAATCAAGAGCCGCATCCGCGAAGACGTCAACGTCGAAGACCTGTTCCTGATCGGCGGCTGA
- the queC gene encoding 7-cyano-7-deazaguanine synthase QueC: MPIGTLEHRHPRHAIVIASGGLDSTVLAYWLAARGAELTLLSFDYGQRHRVELEHAADIARLLNCPHETIELAMLGRLLVGSALTDSNVSVPDGHYTDESMRATVVPNRNAIMLDIAVAVAIVRKADVVAFGAHAGDHAIYPDCRTEFVERFTRSARTANEGLLVDEFEILAPFLTQSKTDIVRVGAALGVPFERTWSCYRGEAAHCGTCGTCTERKEAFAQSGIADRTSYRCA; the protein is encoded by the coding sequence ATGCCGATAGGCACCCTTGAGCATCGGCACCCACGTCACGCCATCGTGATCGCCTCTGGCGGGCTGGACTCCACCGTGCTGGCGTACTGGCTAGCCGCGCGCGGGGCCGAGCTGACGTTGTTGTCCTTCGACTACGGCCAACGGCACCGAGTCGAACTGGAGCACGCGGCCGACATCGCGCGACTGCTCAACTGTCCACACGAGACAATTGAGCTCGCGATGCTCGGGCGGCTACTGGTCGGCTCGGCCCTGACCGACTCCAACGTGTCAGTGCCCGATGGGCACTACACCGACGAGTCGATGCGTGCCACGGTCGTCCCGAACCGCAACGCGATCATGCTCGACATCGCGGTCGCGGTGGCAATCGTGCGCAAGGCCGATGTGGTGGCGTTCGGCGCGCACGCCGGTGATCATGCCATCTACCCGGACTGTCGAACGGAGTTCGTCGAGCGGTTCACCCGGTCAGCCCGTACCGCCAACGAGGGGCTGCTGGTCGACGAGTTCGAGATCCTCGCGCCGTTTCTCACTCAGAGCAAGACCGACATCGTCCGGGTCGGCGCGGCGCTGGGCGTTCCGTTCGAGCGGACGTGGTCGTGCTACCGAGGCGAGGCAGCGCACTGCGGCACGTGCGGAACGTGCACCGAACGCAAGGAAGCGTTCGCACAGAGCGGCATTGCCGACCGCACCAGCTACCGCTGCGCGTGA
- a CDS encoding DUF6884 domain-containing protein yields the protein MTLRQPSTRILAPDQGLIVLNCSREKLVTSAPVAALDLYQGACVPQARDHFAADPARRARIRILSAAHGLLRPENAISTYDHRLTNRAEAVRLHERTVSAQLDAELAGTPSLRHMLILVEPLYLLALQRVFDHLDRFDQIAIIPDPWGWRDGLTHLQQWGWA from the coding sequence GTGACACTTCGGCAGCCCAGCACGCGCATCCTCGCGCCCGACCAGGGTTTGATCGTCCTCAACTGTTCGCGGGAGAAGCTCGTCACCAGCGCTCCGGTTGCGGCGCTTGATCTCTATCAGGGCGCGTGCGTTCCGCAGGCGCGTGATCACTTCGCCGCAGATCCTGCTCGCCGAGCCCGCATCCGTATCCTCTCGGCCGCACACGGTCTGCTGCGTCCCGAGAACGCGATCAGCACCTACGACCACCGGCTCACGAACCGGGCCGAAGCCGTGCGTCTGCACGAGCGGACGGTCTCCGCGCAGCTGGACGCCGAACTGGCCGGGACACCGTCGTTGCGGCACATGCTGATCCTGGTGGAGCCGCTGTACCTGCTCGCCTTGCAGCGTGTGTTCGACCACCTCGACCGGTTCGATCAGATCGCGATCATCCCGGACCCGTGGGGATGGCGGGACGGGTTGACCCACCTCCAGCAGTGGGGGTGGGCGTGA
- a CDS encoding glycosyltransferase has protein sequence MTTLYEELLRRNNFHTSSTRSWEAISGIGWHEPTPSELSLAAVRTLSVVVPAHNVSYCLPAVLDALEGQHHRHEFEIIVVDDASTDTTAAIAARHPIVTTVLRLPERAGGATARNLGTALARGQTVLYLDADMVLPPHVITDITARATDTTVLVGFRHNLPYDLHQGGRGVLAEHPQLGADHRVVWRPPVGRPLLYTGITLTERLDGRPLDHTHDFVDLGYGQRYVDWDLPRMVVTCLVAVPRAAVLNVGGFDPEFGRIGWGMEDTYLGACLIASGLLVIPLRQVVGFHLDPPDAEQQWQRKLATWPDTLARYWDLMRQPAPTGRTHSFIAEVSELLRNCEVLRPH, from the coding sequence GTGACCACGCTGTACGAGGAACTGTTGCGCCGCAACAATTTTCACACCAGCAGCACTCGCAGCTGGGAAGCTATTTCCGGGATCGGTTGGCACGAGCCCACACCGTCGGAGCTTTCGCTGGCCGCCGTGCGCACCCTGTCGGTCGTCGTCCCGGCCCACAACGTCAGCTACTGCCTGCCAGCAGTGCTTGACGCCCTGGAAGGCCAGCACCATCGGCACGAGTTCGAGATCATCGTCGTCGACGACGCCAGCACCGACACTACGGCTGCCATCGCTGCCCGACACCCGATCGTCACCACAGTCTTGCGGCTCCCCGAACGCGCGGGCGGGGCCACCGCACGCAACCTCGGCACCGCGCTCGCCCGCGGGCAGACGGTGCTCTACCTCGACGCCGACATGGTCCTGCCCCCGCACGTGATCACCGACATCACCGCCCGTGCCACGGACACCACGGTGCTCGTCGGGTTCCGCCACAACCTGCCCTACGACCTGCACCAGGGCGGACGCGGCGTCCTGGCCGAGCATCCCCAACTCGGCGCAGACCATCGGGTCGTATGGCGGCCCCCGGTCGGCCGCCCGTTGCTCTACACCGGCATCACGCTGACCGAGCGCCTCGACGGCCGTCCGCTGGACCACACCCACGACTTCGTCGACCTCGGCTACGGCCAGCGCTATGTCGACTGGGACCTGCCCCGCATGGTCGTCACTTGCCTCGTCGCCGTTCCACGCGCCGCCGTCCTCAACGTCGGAGGGTTCGATCCCGAGTTCGGCCGGATCGGCTGGGGGATGGAAGACACCTACCTCGGCGCGTGCCTGATCGCGAGCGGGCTGCTGGTAATCCCGCTGCGGCAGGTCGTCGGGTTCCACCTCGATCCACCGGACGCCGAACAGCAATGGCAACGCAAACTCGCCACCTGGCCCGACACCCTCGCCCGCTACTGGGACCTGATGCGACAGCCCGCCCCGACCGGCCGCACCCACTCGTTCATCGCCGAGGTGAGCGAGCTGCTGCGCAACTGCGAGGTACTGCGACCCCACTAG
- a CDS encoding formylglycine-generating enzyme family protein codes for MNLEWIEVTGGVCTFGDDARTVPVPTLLWTRTPIAYGHLPGEHPGLGPRFPVTEIGHADAAEIASKLGGRLPRSVEWEWMAAGADPRRWPWGNAPWQPAFANLRDSGHGTVTPVDTHPDGATPEGVLDVAGNVWEWTASTTMSDGVVIRGGSYAAPPLYAQCTFLNAAPAELRSRGIGLRVVREP; via the coding sequence ATGAACCTGGAATGGATCGAGGTCACCGGCGGAGTCTGCACTTTCGGGGACGACGCGCGCACGGTCCCGGTCCCGACCCTGTTGTGGACGCGAACCCCGATCGCCTACGGGCACCTGCCGGGCGAACACCCTGGCCTCGGGCCGCGGTTCCCCGTCACCGAGATCGGCCACGCCGATGCGGCAGAGATCGCCAGCAAGTTGGGCGGGCGGTTGCCACGTTCGGTGGAGTGGGAGTGGATGGCCGCTGGAGCGGATCCCCGACGCTGGCCCTGGGGCAACGCGCCGTGGCAACCGGCGTTCGCGAACCTCCGGGACTCCGGGCACGGCACAGTTACCCCGGTCGACACGCATCCCGACGGAGCCACTCCCGAGGGCGTGCTCGACGTGGCGGGCAATGTGTGGGAATGGACCGCCAGCACCACGATGAGCGACGGGGTCGTCATCCGTGGCGGTTCGTACGCCGCGCCGCCGCTATACGCGCAGTGCACCTTCCTCAACGCCGCCCCCGCTGAACTGCGCTCACGCGGCATCGGGCTGCGGGTGGTGCGGGAACCGTGA